The region CAATTGTGCCGGTCCAGAGGATGGTAAAGGTCTGGTCCTGATATTCGCTGTCATGAGCGAATGCCACCCTGTTGCCATCGACTGAGCCGATCAAAGGGTACTGCTTCGGCCCCACGCAGCCTGACCCACTCAGCTGGTTTCCAGCTTGAATGAGGGCAAGCTTCACGTTGACGGGCTGTCCCTGAATATTGCCTGTCACCCTTCATTCGCCGGTCAGTGAGGCCGGTTTTGATTTCTCCTCCGCCGCCAGCTCTTTCTCAGGCACTTGGGACTGCAACGAGTTCAGGCGATCGAGCAAGTGCAGCTGCAGCGTTGCAACCTCTGGCTTGCCGTACAGGTTGTTTGTCTCTCCAGGATCGCGGTGCAGATCGTATAGCTCCCAGGCCTGGGGCTCGGATACATAATGGATGAGCTTATACCGCTCCGTTCGTATGCCACGATGAGGACGAACGGCTTCAGGATTGGGCCACTCGTAATACTCGTAGTACCACTCCTTGCGAAACTCGGGGTCTGGTCGGTTCGCCAATGGAAGAACACTCTTTCCCTGGAAGTGCGAGGGAGTCGGTACCCCAGCTAGGTCGAGAAATGTGGGTGCAAGATCGATGTCGAGAACCTGTTCTTGCCGAACCGTTCCTGCCTGAATTCGCGCAGGGTAGCGAATCATGAGGGGAACGCGTATGGAAGGTTCATGCATCAGTCGCTTGTCAAAAAGACGAAATTCTCCCAGGAAGAAACCATGATCGGAGCTGTGCACGATGGCCGTATCGTCGAGAATTCCTTTCTTCTCCAGATACGAAGTCACCCGTCCAATGTTTTCATCCACGGCGACAAGCCCAGCGTAATAGTCCTTGACCAAACCTTCATGCGAGGCCGCCGCAATATGAGAGGTGGTCGTGCCGATTTTATTCTCCGCTTCAGCAAATCCCTTTGGCTTGCCAGGATAGCCTTTCAGGTCATCATCAAAGGAAACTGGTTTGGTAATGACTGTATCTCTGAACAGATCGAAATGACGGCGGGCACGGAAGAACGGCTCGTGGGGAGCAACAAACCAGATGAGTAGGCAGAATGGCTTGTCGCCGCGATCTTCTTCGAGCCACTGCAAGGCTCGGTCTACTGTCAGATCATCAGGATAGACGTTCTGGTATCGCTTCTGTTCACCGATCTTGCCCTTTCGTCCTTCCTTAAAAAAGGGGTTCACGTAGTCGTTGCCGGGACTGTTGTGTCCGAAATAGTAGTCCCAATAACGATCTTCGACGCCATTACGTACATGAATCTTTCCCAGAATGGCGACCTCATAGCCAGCTTCATGCAGAATCTCAGTGAATAGCGGGAGATCTTTAGGTAGCGGCGTATTGATGTGCTCATTGGATAAAGCACCGTTCGTGCGTGAGTAAAGGCCAGTCAGGACAGTAGCCCGCGCTGGAGCGCAAAGAGCGTTCGTGCAGAAGGCGTTCTCAAATCGGATCCCTTCACGGCCGATGCGATCGTGATGCGGTGTTTTCAGAATCGGATTACCGGCAATCGATAGAGCATCTGCTCGTTGTCCCTCGCCAAAGAAGAAGACCAGGTTGGGCCGCTTGGGTGGTTTTGTCTGCTCCGCGAGAGCCGACAGGTTGCTTGTGGAGAGAAGGCCGCTACCGGCCGCCGCAAGTGAGCCCTGCAGGAAGTCTCGTCGAGTCGTATGCGCGCTCGATAGGGAAGGGGTGCGGTTCGTCTTATTCTGCTCTGACACGGATATCTCCTGAGGTTCTTAGAACGAAAGTTTGAGGCGAAATGCGACATTGCGTGGATCGAGGGCAGATGTAATCTTGCCGAAGGTTGCAGAACCGTATGTGGTCCCCACACCGTTGAATGAAGGGTGATTGAAGAGGTTGAAGAATTGCGCCTGGAAGGTCGTCGTTAGAGCGTGATCGGTGGCTATATGGAAGGTAGCTTTTTTTGCCAGACTGAATTGTGTGCTATTTAATCCAGGAAGGCGAACAGTATTGAGACGTGCATTGCCGAACGTTCCCAGTGCCGGCAACGCGAAGCTTGATTTGGAGAAGTAGTCGTTTACGTTGCCGTGTTTGTAGATGACGCTATTGATCGCGTCAGGCCGCTGACCTGTATTTCCGACGCCAGCCCTATCCACTGCGATCGTTGGCGTAACCGGCATTCCTCCTTGAAATGTGGAGACTCCGCTGACCTCCCAGCCTCCGAGTGTGTATGCCAGCACGTCCGATCGACCGCGGAAGAATGGAAGATCGTACACGTAATTGACGGTAAAGATATGTCTCCGATCGTAGGCTGTTGGACCCGCTTCGGTCGCGAACTGGTTCTGTCCGACCTGCCGTCCCATGGACTTGGACCAGGTATAAGCGGCTTCAAACAGAAGTCCGTTCTGGAACCGACGACGGACCGTGGCCTGCAATGCGTTGTAGTTTGCCGAAGCAGAGCGGATATCGTAGTTGATCGCAGCATAGCCACGATAAGGCCGCACCGTATTTACATTGACCGTTCCCGCAGCGACTGCCACATTTGGCGATGCCTGATTGATATTCGGTGTCTGATCGAGGTGTCTTGCTGTATTGCCGACATAGCTGACGGAGGCCACGGTGGCAGACGGAAACTGATGCTCGAACGTAAGCGAATACTGATTCACCGTCGGATAAAGCTTGCGCGTATCAAAGGCGGCTAGCGTTGGAGGAAACGAAGTCTGCGTTCCACCGGTGAAGCCCGTCAGGGTTGTGTTGTAGATGGTGGCAGACTGTGAGAACGGCGGATTGGCGCTGAGATTCTCGTGGTTGTCATTGTCCCAGTGATAGAAGATGCCATAGCCACCGCGAATGCTGGTCAGCGAAGATCCAAAGGGCGCCCACGCAAAGCCGACTCGCGGTCCGATCTGGTTTCGAGTTCCGGTCAAAGATCGCGGAAGATCGAGGCCCTTCTGATTCTGCACCGTGATGATGCCGTTCTCCGGGTCTCCCGTCCCCGATACCAGCGCGCCTGACGCTGTCACCGCGGGAGCATTCGCCGCAACATAAAGCGACGGGACGAAGTCTGAAAGATGGTCATACTTGTCGTAACCGTTTGGAGCGCCACGGAAGACGGTATCGCGTACTCCTATGTTGACAGTAAGATTGCGAGTTATCTTCCAATCGTCCTGCGCATATCCCTCATACATGTTTGAGAAGAGATAGACATTCGGAGTGGAGCTCTGCTCTGTATAGCTGTACGCGTACCCAGTCAAGAAGTCCGCCAACGCATTGCCGGTCGCCGAGCCTGTGAAGCTGAAGCTGCCCGCCTGTCCTGAGTAAGGAAACCGGTCGAACTTCTGGATGCGAAGGATGTTGACACCGAATTTGAGCGCGTGGCTCCCCAGCTGCTTCGTCAGATCATCACGCCAGGTGTAGACGTTGTTTGTGTTGTTGGTGAGTCCTTGTGCCCCGATGGAGGAGTATCCGCTGATGGAGATCGTCGGAATCAGGTTGTATATGTTCGCGTTGTAGAGTGAGGGAATTGCAAGACCTGCAGAGCGGGTGGCAGAGCTGTCAGGCGTCTGAGTAATGTTGTTTCGTGAATATCCAAAGGTCGCCTGGTTCAGCAGTAACGGTGAAAATGCGTGCGTCCATTGAAGAACAGTATTCTGGCCGGGCTTGGCGAAATATCCTCCGATCGTAGGGAAGGACTGGTTTGACGGCTTCAGGATGGCCTGCTGCTGGCTCCAGGAATCATGTGCATACCGCACCATGAAGTTATCCTTGTCCGTGATCGGGATGTCTACGCGAACCAGTTCCTCCCTCCATCTCGTCTGACTCTTCGGGCTGACGGCATAATTGGAACTGCCCGTGCTGTTGGGTAACGGGAAATATGCATTCAGCAGCAGTGTCGCGTTTGGGTCGATGTTGGTTACCTGATTGTTCACGTAGGAAGCGCCGGTCACAGGATTTTTCAGCGCGGTCGGTAAAGACGAGAAGTCTCCTGCTCGCTGTGCTGCTGTCGGGGTGGTCGCCGTGAAGGTGCTCTGCGGTGCGGTCGTGAAGCCGGTCAGCTCCGGTCCTGATCGGCGATCAAATGCCTGCGACCAGAAGAAGAATAGATTTCTGCCAAAGCGCCCCTTCGCGTTTGGAAGGATGCGGCCGCCGAAGTCATAACCGAAGTTGTTGTCACGCAGAGGAGGCTTCGAGGGGTTGAAGTAATTGCGCGCGTTGAGCGCATCGTTTGCGAGGACCTCATAGACATCACCATGGAACTGGGCGCCGCCTGAACGGGTAATGACATTGACCAGGCTATAACCGTAGGAGCCGATGTCCGCGGTGAAATTACTGGTATGCACCTGTATCTCCTGAATTGCTTCCATCGGAGGAAAGAGATTCAGGCCGCGGTTTCCGCCAGTATCCATCGCGAGAATGCCGTCATAGGTGAATGCGTTGGAATTGATGCGGCCGCCGTTGATGGAAGTGAGCGGATTGCCTTCCTGACCCACGCCCATGCGCTGACCTGTCTGTGAGCTGCTAACGCCAGGGCTAAGCGAAAGGAATTGAGTGAAGTTTCTACCATTCAATCCCAGCTCTTTGAGCTGCGTCCCGCCGATCAACGTGCCGAGGGCACCATCGGCAGTATTGACGGCCGGTGGCGCATCCGTGACCGTAACAGCATCTGACGTAGAACCCACCGTCAATTGAGCATCTACGATGCGTGTCGTATCCGCTGCAAGAAGGACAGATTGTTGGGTAAGTTTGCGGAAACCAGACGCAGAGATTTCGATCTTGTACTCGCCCGCCCGGACTCCTGCGAAATGAAAGACTCCCTGTGTGTCAGATTCTTCACTGTAGGTTGCGGCGCTGCTAGCGGATGTTGCGGTGACCTCAGCATGAGCGATCACCGCTCCTGACGAGTCGGTGACACGCCCCGTGATGGTTCCGGTCCCGGTACTTTGTGCAGGAAGAGACCAGCTGACAGAAAACAACAAGACAAACTCCATAACAAAAGCGCGCACGAATACACCAACCTTTCTGCTGGAGAGGGCACACCAGTGGGGGGGGGGAAATGGAAAGCTAACAAGGAACAAAGCAAAGACCCGGACGATGCCGGGCCTGCTTGTCGAACTCAGAGTGAGATGGGTTCGTTAGGCACAACACAGCATTGTCCGCTCAATGCCAATCGGCAGAACGCAACAACAATGCGTACGGTTTTGTGCATGAAATTTCACTGTAGGTGTTTTATAGCTGAAGAATTGCGGGAAAGCAACTTGTAACAAAACATGTGACACATCGAAAGAGGGCTATCGACTTATACAGCATTGGCGGTCGACATCAAGAGATGTTGTGATACAGTACGCGAAGTGCGATTCTCTCGTCAGCTGCGCTGTTGTTGTACTCCGTCTCTCTAAACGACGTTGAGTACGTGCTGTTCCACAAAATACAGCGCTGATCTCCCCAAAATAGACTTCATTTGTTGCGACGGCTTAACCGGACTTCAGGCTGCTGGAGCCTACGATTCCGGTGTGTTAGGGACGAGGAAACGATGAATCGACGAACTCTGCTGCAAAATGGCCTCCTGATAGCAACCTCTTCTCTGGTCGGGCGGCGCACATTCGCGGCAACTGGCGGCTCGCGGCCGAACGTCCTGCTCCTGATGTCGGATCAGCACAAACGCAGCTGTATGGGAGCTTACGGCGATACGGTTGCGCGAACGCCGAATCTGGATGCGCTGGCGGCAAAGAGTGTTCGTTTCACGAACGCGTATTGCGCCAATCCGGTCTGCACGCCCTCTCGCGCCTCGCTGATGACGGGACTCTACAGCCACAACCACGAGGCGCAGGACAATGCCCACCCTTACTCCTTGCGGCACAAGACGATGGCCCACCACTTCGGCGCGGCGGGATACAG is a window of Edaphobacter sp. 12200R-103 DNA encoding:
- a CDS encoding sulfatase, with the protein product MSEQNKTNRTPSLSSAHTTRRDFLQGSLAAAGSGLLSTSNLSALAEQTKPPKRPNLVFFFGEGQRADALSIAGNPILKTPHHDRIGREGIRFENAFCTNALCAPARATVLTGLYSRTNGALSNEHINTPLPKDLPLFTEILHEAGYEVAILGKIHVRNGVEDRYWDYYFGHNSPGNDYVNPFFKEGRKGKIGEQKRYQNVYPDDLTVDRALQWLEEDRGDKPFCLLIWFVAPHEPFFRARRHFDLFRDTVITKPVSFDDDLKGYPGKPKGFAEAENKIGTTTSHIAAASHEGLVKDYYAGLVAVDENIGRVTSYLEKKGILDDTAIVHSSDHGFFLGEFRLFDKRLMHEPSIRVPLMIRYPARIQAGTVRQEQVLDIDLAPTFLDLAGVPTPSHFQGKSVLPLANRPDPEFRKEWYYEYYEWPNPEAVRPHRGIRTERYKLIHYVSEPQAWELYDLHRDPGETNNLYGKPEVATLQLHLLDRLNSLQSQVPEKELAAEEKSKPASLTGE
- a CDS encoding TonB-dependent receptor, yielding MRAFVMEFVLLFSVSWSLPAQSTGTGTITGRVTDSSGAVIAHAEVTATSASSAATYSEESDTQGVFHFAGVRAGEYKIEISASGFRKLTQQSVLLAADTTRIVDAQLTVGSTSDAVTVTDAPPAVNTADGALGTLIGGTQLKELGLNGRNFTQFLSLSPGVSSSQTGQRMGVGQEGNPLTSINGGRINSNAFTYDGILAMDTGGNRGLNLFPPMEAIQEIQVHTSNFTADIGSYGYSLVNVITRSGGAQFHGDVYEVLANDALNARNYFNPSKPPLRDNNFGYDFGGRILPNAKGRFGRNLFFFWSQAFDRRSGPELTGFTTAPQSTFTATTPTAAQRAGDFSSLPTALKNPVTGASYVNNQVTNIDPNATLLLNAYFPLPNSTGSSNYAVSPKSQTRWREELVRVDIPITDKDNFMVRYAHDSWSQQQAILKPSNQSFPTIGGYFAKPGQNTVLQWTHAFSPLLLNQATFGYSRNNITQTPDSSATRSAGLAIPSLYNANIYNLIPTISISGYSSIGAQGLTNNTNNVYTWRDDLTKQLGSHALKFGVNILRIQKFDRFPYSGQAGSFSFTGSATGNALADFLTGYAYSYTEQSSTPNVYLFSNMYEGYAQDDWKITRNLTVNIGVRDTVFRGAPNGYDKYDHLSDFVPSLYVAANAPAVTASGALVSGTGDPENGIITVQNQKGLDLPRSLTGTRNQIGPRVGFAWAPFGSSLTSIRGGYGIFYHWDNDNHENLSANPPFSQSATIYNTTLTGFTGGTQTSFPPTLAAFDTRKLYPTVNQYSLTFEHQFPSATVASVSYVGNTARHLDQTPNINQASPNVAVAAGTVNVNTVRPYRGYAAINYDIRSASANYNALQATVRRRFQNGLLFEAAYTWSKSMGRQVGQNQFATEAGPTAYDRRHIFTVNYVYDLPFFRGRSDVLAYTLGGWEVSGVSTFQGGMPVTPTIAVDRAGVGNTGQRPDAINSVIYKHGNVNDYFSKSSFALPALGTFGNARLNTVRLPGLNSTQFSLAKKATFHIATDHALTTTFQAQFFNLFNHPSFNGVGTTYGSATFGKITSALDPRNVAFRLKLSF